The following proteins are co-located in the Fimbriiglobus ruber genome:
- a CDS encoding VIT domain-containing protein yields the protein MRYRFLLGVLVLAAVQSAPAAGLLVPDDVKLPPLAMVNHKVTVAIEDQVAVTTVEQAFRNHTDRNLEATYLFPVPRGASVNKFTMWVDGKETTGELLDAKKAHQVYTDIVRRTQDPGLLEYLGNDLMRLKVFPVLPRKDQKVRISFTSVAPMEQGVVEYVYPLRTDGKATRTLEEFSVKLTIKSQHPVQSVYSPTHAIDLKRKGDNEVAVEFEKSQALLDKDFQLFYGLGKQEIGLTPLTYRPVTGDDGYFMLLISPQIGAMKATRVPRDLVLVLDTSGSMSDLKMSQAKKALKHLLSNLDEGDRFGLIGFASTVHNYESKLLSANSEQLERARKWVDDLRAGGGTAIQPALDAALDMRTKDPGRSFTIAFFTDGMPTIDERDPAKIVKNVTARADKSENVRIFTFGVGDDVNATMLDQLADATRAVSTYVRPAEDIETKAAALNAKISHPVMTNVKLTTTNVKLSEMYPPKLPDLFHGGQLVVIGRYTGQGASAVKLTGMVGAEERELVYELTFPVKAEANGFVEHLWARRKVGYLLDQIRASGESKEVVEEVTTLAKKYGIATPYTSYLVVPDAPLPVIRHERDRFVPLGGLDPSNGPQGAAGASTGTGISGAGGPGNLSGNGGIGGIGGGFGGGFRPPGLVPAPRPGALRPTTVTASPKTVTDYAREQAAKPEAKGNLGAARGTEQDRLLEGELRNLPADKRDAVYADALKKAQSESKTFKDAADNYSARRLQQNQQGTLGVDLSLSSNALREQNRLTATANQQVGGRNCVEIGGVWIDDKFTAQTKTVAVKAQSDAYFRILEKQPQMKDVFRLGNHLVWLTPSGTGLVIDANDGKDKLTDAEIDALFAAAKK from the coding sequence ATGCGCTACCGATTCTTGCTCGGCGTGTTGGTGCTGGCGGCGGTCCAATCCGCCCCGGCCGCGGGTTTACTCGTCCCGGACGACGTGAAACTCCCGCCGCTCGCGATGGTCAACCACAAGGTCACGGTCGCGATCGAAGACCAGGTCGCGGTCACGACCGTCGAGCAGGCGTTCCGCAACCACACCGACCGAAACCTCGAAGCGACCTACCTGTTCCCCGTGCCCCGCGGCGCGAGCGTGAACAAATTCACGATGTGGGTCGACGGCAAGGAGACGACCGGCGAACTGCTCGACGCGAAGAAAGCCCATCAGGTTTACACCGACATCGTCCGCCGGACTCAAGACCCCGGCCTCCTCGAATACCTCGGCAACGACCTGATGCGGCTGAAGGTGTTTCCCGTCCTCCCCAGGAAAGACCAAAAGGTCCGCATCAGCTTTACCAGCGTCGCCCCGATGGAGCAGGGGGTGGTCGAATACGTTTACCCGCTGAGGACGGACGGGAAGGCGACGCGCACGCTCGAAGAGTTTTCGGTCAAGCTCACGATCAAGTCGCAGCACCCGGTGCAGTCGGTCTACAGCCCGACCCACGCGATCGACCTGAAGCGCAAGGGGGACAACGAAGTCGCGGTCGAATTCGAGAAGTCCCAGGCGCTACTCGATAAGGACTTCCAACTCTTCTACGGGCTCGGCAAGCAGGAAATCGGCCTCACCCCGTTGACCTACCGCCCGGTGACGGGCGACGACGGGTACTTCATGCTGCTGATCTCGCCGCAAATCGGGGCGATGAAGGCGACCCGCGTGCCGCGCGACCTGGTCCTCGTCCTCGACACCTCGGGCAGCATGTCCGACCTGAAAATGTCCCAGGCGAAGAAGGCACTCAAGCACCTTCTCTCCAACCTCGACGAAGGCGATCGCTTCGGGCTGATCGGCTTCGCGAGCACCGTCCACAATTACGAAAGCAAACTGCTGTCGGCGAACAGCGAGCAACTGGAACGGGCGCGGAAGTGGGTCGACGACCTCCGCGCCGGCGGCGGGACCGCCATCCAACCGGCACTCGACGCCGCCCTCGACATGCGGACCAAAGACCCGGGCCGGTCGTTCACCATCGCCTTTTTCACGGACGGGATGCCGACGATCGACGAGCGCGACCCGGCCAAGATCGTGAAGAACGTGACCGCGCGGGCCGACAAGTCCGAAAACGTCCGCATCTTCACATTCGGCGTCGGCGACGACGTGAATGCCACCATGCTCGACCAACTCGCGGACGCGACCCGGGCCGTGAGTACCTACGTCCGCCCGGCTGAGGACATCGAGACCAAAGCCGCGGCGCTGAACGCGAAGATCAGCCACCCGGTCATGACCAACGTGAAGCTGACGACCACGAACGTGAAACTGAGCGAAATGTACCCGCCCAAGTTGCCCGACCTCTTTCACGGCGGGCAACTCGTGGTCATCGGCCGGTACACGGGGCAGGGGGCCTCGGCCGTCAAACTGACCGGGATGGTCGGGGCCGAGGAGCGCGAACTGGTGTACGAACTCACCTTCCCGGTCAAAGCCGAAGCGAACGGCTTCGTCGAGCATCTTTGGGCCCGTCGAAAGGTCGGCTACCTGCTCGACCAGATTCGCGCGAGCGGCGAGTCGAAGGAAGTGGTCGAGGAAGTGACCACCCTGGCGAAGAAGTACGGCATCGCGACGCCGTACACGAGTTACCTCGTCGTCCCGGACGCGCCGCTGCCGGTGATTCGCCACGAACGCGACCGATTCGTGCCGCTTGGCGGTTTAGACCCGTCGAACGGCCCGCAAGGGGCAGCGGGAGCCAGCACCGGCACTGGTATCAGTGGGGCCGGCGGTCCTGGAAATCTTAGCGGGAACGGCGGGATCGGTGGCATCGGTGGCGGGTTCGGTGGGGGCTTCAGGCCGCCTGGACTTGTTCCCGCACCGCGCCCCGGCGCTCTCAGACCCACCACGGTTACTGCTTCGCCGAAGACGGTGACGGATTACGCCCGCGAGCAGGCGGCGAAACCCGAGGCGAAAGGCAACCTCGGTGCGGCCCGCGGGACGGAACAGGACCGGTTACTCGAAGGAGAACTCCGGAACCTGCCGGCCGACAAACGCGACGCCGTCTACGCCGACGCATTAAAGAAAGCCCAGAGCGAGTCGAAGACGTTTAAAGATGCCGCGGACAATTACTCCGCCCGGCGTCTCCAACAGAATCAGCAGGGGACGTTGGGTGTCGACCTCTCGTTGTCGTCGAACGCACTCCGCGAGCAAAATCGCCTCACCGCGACCGCGAATCAGCAGGTCGGCGGCCGCAACTGCGTGGAGATCGGCGGCGTCTGGATCGACGACAAGTTCACCGCCCAGACGAAAACCGTCGCGGTCAAAGCCCAGAGCGATGCGTACTTCCGCATTCTGGAAAAGCAGCCCCAAATGAAGGACGTGTTCCGCCTCGGCAATCACCTCGTCTGGCTGACGCCCAGCGGCACCGGGCTGGTGATCGACGCCAACGACGGGAAGGACAAACTGACCGACGCGGAGATCGACGCCCTGTTCGCGGCAGCAAAGAAGTAA
- a CDS encoding anti-sigma factor family protein yields the protein MLPDADRELIAAAVDAELTPAQEQSFRRLLSQSAEAVALFQQLQAHSRRLRALRRIPAPSSMQATVATRIRSLPKAVPAASRPIVVSAPVEQLTPVSVPSRSARRVGWLPYAIAASALLAVTSGSFWFASRDSREAAEVVEVHRLPKVTEHNTDRAVASAKRTTKQEPEVISTPRVAVAERPVETPSVVAVVEAAPSPRPYGIGDVIGSGSFSDQQEFSTVTVRLPLLVSIVDGDREDIRVKVLDNLSRDHAFRLDLFTRDPHRAAEVFQAAANAAGIKVVVDATAQERMAKKVPSAWVVFVESLSAEDIAKLFAQLAIQTRGDKSLPFGTAHLFPAKLTEQKELRELLGVDPGLWKRPKVAPAGSRAISSNTVDQLTAALNKKDKQSPEKSAVLLTYLPVGGRVPPQMSKEVKQFLERREERKATTIPLMIVIRPVG from the coding sequence ATGTTGCCCGACGCCGACCGCGAGTTGATCGCCGCAGCCGTGGACGCCGAATTGACGCCCGCCCAGGAGCAATCCTTCCGGCGGCTTCTTTCCCAGTCCGCAGAAGCGGTCGCGCTCTTTCAGCAACTCCAGGCTCACAGCCGTCGCCTGCGCGCGCTTCGTCGAATCCCGGCCCCGTCGAGCATGCAAGCCACTGTCGCCACACGGATTCGTTCGTTGCCCAAAGCCGTGCCGGCAGCCTCACGGCCGATCGTCGTTTCGGCTCCGGTCGAACAACTGACTCCCGTTTCCGTGCCCTCGCGTTCGGCTCGCCGCGTCGGCTGGTTGCCCTACGCCATTGCCGCATCCGCTTTGTTGGCTGTGACTTCCGGCTCGTTCTGGTTCGCGTCACGCGACTCGCGGGAAGCCGCCGAAGTGGTCGAGGTTCACCGTCTGCCGAAAGTCACGGAACACAACACCGATCGCGCGGTCGCCTCTGCAAAACGAACGACCAAGCAAGAGCCGGAAGTTATTTCTACCCCGCGAGTTGCGGTAGCCGAACGGCCGGTCGAGACGCCGTCCGTAGTGGCCGTTGTGGAGGCTGCTCCCTCGCCACGGCCTTACGGGATCGGTGATGTGATCGGATCGGGTTCGTTTAGCGACCAACAAGAATTCTCAACCGTGACCGTTCGCCTGCCACTCTTGGTGTCGATTGTTGATGGCGATCGCGAAGACATCCGCGTCAAGGTCCTTGACAACCTCTCTCGCGACCACGCTTTCCGGCTCGATTTGTTCACCCGCGATCCGCACCGCGCAGCCGAGGTGTTCCAGGCCGCCGCCAACGCGGCGGGCATTAAAGTCGTCGTGGACGCAACGGCCCAAGAGCGGATGGCCAAGAAGGTTCCTTCCGCGTGGGTGGTGTTCGTCGAGAGCCTGTCTGCCGAGGACATTGCTAAACTCTTCGCCCAGTTGGCGATTCAGACGCGCGGCGACAAGAGCCTGCCGTTTGGAACGGCTCACCTCTTCCCCGCCAAGTTGACGGAGCAAAAAGAACTTCGCGAACTGCTCGGCGTCGATCCCGGGCTTTGGAAGCGTCCGAAGGTGGCCCCGGCTGGTTCCCGCGCGATCTCGTCCAACACCGTCGATCAACTGACGGCAGCCCTCAACAAAAAGGACAAGCAGTCCCCCGAGAAATCGGCGGTTCTGTTGACGTACCTGCCCGTTGGCGGTCGGGTTCCGCCCCAGATGTCGAAGGAAGTGAAACAATTCCTCGAACGTCGCGAAGAACGCAAGGCGACCACCATTCCGCTGATGATTGTGATCCGTCCGGTGGGTTGA
- a CDS encoding sigma-70 family RNA polymerase sigma factor, protein MNHEDRRLILESLDGRSSAFGELVRRYQDRLFNAVIRVVDNAEDAQDVVQDAFVNAYQSLASFKGDAEFYTWLYRIAFNTAVSLKRRRKALVSLETGRDGESIGDPVDTSEETRPGAALERTEEEEILRAALHRLSPEHRTVLVLKDIEGLKYEEIAEILGVPIGTIRSRIHRARLELRDLLEAGSE, encoded by the coding sequence GTGAACCACGAAGACCGCCGCCTGATTCTCGAATCGTTGGATGGCCGATCTTCGGCCTTCGGTGAACTCGTTCGCCGATACCAGGACCGACTCTTCAACGCCGTCATCCGCGTTGTCGACAACGCCGAAGACGCTCAGGACGTGGTTCAAGACGCATTCGTGAACGCCTACCAATCGCTCGCGTCATTTAAAGGTGACGCCGAGTTCTATACTTGGCTGTATCGAATTGCGTTTAATACCGCCGTGAGCCTCAAGCGGCGCCGCAAAGCGTTGGTGAGCCTGGAAACGGGTCGAGACGGGGAATCGATCGGCGATCCCGTTGACACGTCGGAAGAGACGAGACCCGGCGCCGCGCTGGAGCGGACCGAGGAAGAAGAAATCCTCCGGGCGGCTCTTCATCGGTTGTCGCCGGAACATAGAACGGTATTGGTTTTGAAAGACATCGAAGGATTGAAATACGAGGAAATTGCCGAGATTCTGGGTGTGCCGATCGGGACGATTCGAAGCCGCATCCACCGGGCCAGATTGGAGTTACGAGATTTGTTGGAAGCTGGGTCCGAATAA